DNA sequence from the Bacillus pumilus genome:
CTCTCTTTTTATCCTAAAGGGAAGGTGATCATGGTGTATAAAATCATCATTCCATCTATACTAATCATTTTTTTTCTCTGGATTCTATTACAGATTTCACTAGAGATGAGCATATTTAAGAATCCAATGAATTATTTTATCTTATTCATTCTTTTCTTTCTTATTATTAAGCTGGTAAAAGAGAAACAATAGGAACTTATGGGATGTGCTAGAGGAGATGAATAAATTCATCTCCTCATATTTAAAAACTCCTAGACACACCACTTCAATAAACGAAAATCTCTTAATAAGCTTCGAATTTTATTTATAGTCTAATATCGGCTCTTTACCCTTTACATCTTCAAAATACTTAGTAAACGATGAAACACCTGAATAAGATATTGATAAATACTCTTTAGCACGAGTCATTCCTATATACATTAAAGACACTTCTTTTTCTTGATCCTCTTCATACTTTAATGGCATTAAATCAGCTTTCACAATAAAAACTGAGTGGAAGTCGAGACCTTTACTACTATCGAGGGAACAAATTTTGACTGTCTCTTCCTCTGGATTGAACTTATGTTTGGTTGCACCATTTTCAGTTATCCAATTGTAAGGAATATTCTTTGTTTGAAATGCCGATTGAATCGCGGATATATAATGACTATTATGCCCCTTTATACGATATAAAATGGCCATTTCAGAGTAAGGTATGTTCTTTTCAAAATGTTGATCCACTATCTGTTTAGTAATTTCCTCTATTTCTTCATTAAAGGTTTTACATCTTAAAAGATCTACCTCTGGTCCTTTACGTTTCGTCTTTTTTGGAGGGATGATTTCGATTGTCTCTGTCTGTTCTTGTTTTAATTTAAGATCTAAAGCTCTATGGCTATCGTAAAATTTCCATCCAAAATCCACAATTTGTGACGTATTACGATAATTTATATTTAAGATTCTAGACCTACCTCTAAAATCAAGCCCCGTATCTTTCACATAGCTTCTATTTTTCCGATAGATATCTTGCGCTCTATCTTCTACTAAAAGTAAAGATTGCGTCTCTTGATCTAAGCATAAACTGATGAGATGCAGCCAGCTCCCTTCAAAGTCCTGCCCTTCGTCAATTAAAATGGCATCATACTTTACAGGAGTTAAAGCATCATTTTCTATCTTTTCAATGTAATCATCTATCTCAAGTTCTGAAATACCATGCTCTTTTTTAATCCAGTGATGAAAATTTAATATTTGTATATTATTTAAATTTGGTGTCTTTCTATGATCGGATGTCAGAAAATCATCTGGTTCTGTAAATTTAGAATGAATCATTTGTTTAATATTTTGTTTCAAAGCTACATTGTAACAGAGTATTAATATCTTCCAATTCGGAAGTTGTTCAGCTAACATTTTTGCTCGAGTCGCTAAGATTAAGGTTTTACCGCTTCCTGCTACTCCTCTAATTAGCCGATGTTTATCACCAATCTGTTTAGCCAAGTTTTCTTGATGCAGATCCATCGTTTTAATGTTGCGAAAAGATAATAACAGTTTTTCTTGGTATGGGACTGGTTCAACATCTGCTCCAACGCGTATTTCTTTGTATAGATGATAACGAATCCTTTCTAATTCGTCAGATGATAATGGCGTATTTAACTTGAAAGGCACATGAAACATATCAAACAATTTTTCTATTAAGATCTCAGGATCAAAATGGTCATTATCCGGATCAATCTGATCACGCGATAAAATAAAATGTGGATTAATAACCTCATATACTTTATTTTTTAAAAGTTGTTCTTCATGAAGCCTAGTGAAGACGACACCATAACCATAAGGAAACTTTAATTTAAACTGATATTTCCCTTCTGTATTGATTAAATCAATGTCTTTCTCAAGCATATCTTTTATTTTAAAAGCATACTCTCTTGATTGAACTAGGGGACTCTTCACTCTATGTAAATCACCAGAAGAATTTAAAATGCCCCAGGTATTATCGTTTAGCTCTCTTATTGTATTTTTGGTGTAATCTTTTACTTCCAAAACTAATACTCCTAAATCAGGACCAATTATCACAAAGTCTGGTCTAAATCCATTGATATTAGGCTCATAATGAACAATATAATCATCGGGTAGATATTCCTTTAATGTTCGAAATAAAATTCGTTCTCCTGCAGTAGCAGTACTTTTAATACTTTCTGGTAATGTAATTGCCATTCATACTACAACCCTCTATTATCCTTATAATCCATATATCGGATTAATATGGATTGTTTTAACTTCGCATATTACATTAATAGGATTATTTAAGAAATGAACGTTAAGATGTTTGTTAGAAAGATATATGAAAAATCAAAAAGCTCTTAAATTAATAATTTAAGAGCTTTTTGTATCTGTATATACTTTTAATGACTTTTATTTTTATTGAATTTGTGAATGATCGCTTTATATACAATATACACCAGATACATTACATAGCCTAAAACAAATGTAATTACTAAATCTTTAAATGCCAAGCTTGTCCCTTTTTGTGTAATGATACTCCATATTAGGGGTAGTATTTCTACAGTGAATGCCAATGCAGCTCCTAATATTGAAGGTAATACGATAAAAGTAATAACAAATGATTGAATTATCCTCTTCTCCTTTAAGAATTTTTACAATTAATTTCTATTAACCGCCCAATTACTTTGATTTGAATTTGGTCTATTTATTTTAAGGCTCGCCTTGATATATGAAATTCAGGCTTTGTTATCCCAAATTATATTTAATTATTTAAAAAGGATTGAATAAAATAGAATTTTACATATCAATCAAGAGTTTATTCTGTTATCTAATAGTACCTTCGAGAATAACTCATCTTTATAAATTAAACGGTAATGCCTTCTCCTTTTAGAACATCTTTAAAATGATTTTGTATGTTTTCTTTAAGTATTATGGTCGATGCTAAATCTAAATTGTTATCTTTAATTATTATTTCAAAGATATTTTTTATATAAATCAAATTTAAATTTTCAACAATTTTAATAACATATTTAATTAAATCAGTATCTAATTTAGTGAGTTGCGTAAAATTCAATAAATCACTTTGAGTACTATAGGTATGATGAATTAACTTAGAATAATCAGTGTATAGCGTATCTAATATTTCTTTTTCTTTTACATCAAA
Encoded proteins:
- a CDS encoding 3'-5' exonuclease, which gives rise to MAITLPESIKSTATAGERILFRTLKEYLPDDYIVHYEPNINGFRPDFVIIGPDLGVLVLEVKDYTKNTIRELNDNTWGILNSSGDLHRVKSPLVQSREYAFKIKDMLEKDIDLINTEGKYQFKLKFPYGYGVVFTRLHEEQLLKNKVYEVINPHFILSRDQIDPDNDHFDPEILIEKLFDMFHVPFKLNTPLSSDELERIRYHLYKEIRVGADVEPVPYQEKLLLSFRNIKTMDLHQENLAKQIGDKHRLIRGVAGSGKTLILATRAKMLAEQLPNWKILILCYNVALKQNIKQMIHSKFTEPDDFLTSDHRKTPNLNNIQILNFHHWIKKEHGISELEIDDYIEKIENDALTPVKYDAILIDEGQDFEGSWLHLISLCLDQETQSLLLVEDRAQDIYRKNRSYVKDTGLDFRGRSRILNINYRNTSQIVDFGWKFYDSHRALDLKLKQEQTETIEIIPPKKTKRKGPEVDLLRCKTFNEEIEEITKQIVDQHFEKNIPYSEMAILYRIKGHNSHYISAIQSAFQTKNIPYNWITENGATKHKFNPEEETVKICSLDSSKGLDFHSVFIVKADLMPLKYEEDQEKEVSLMYIGMTRAKEYLSISYSGVSSFTKYFEDVKGKEPILDYK